TCCATCACGCGGGCCAGCGGCAGCGCATAGACGTCCTCGCCGGCCTGCACCAGCAGGGTCGGCAGGATCGCCAGGGTCAGCGGCACGCGGATCAGGAAGCGGCTGCCACGACCCAGTTCCGACTGGATCTGGATCTGGCCGCTCAGTTCGCGGATGCGCGACTGCACCACGTCCATGCCGACGCCACGGCCGGAAATATCGGTGACCTGCTGCTTGGTCGAGAAGCCGGGCAGGAACACCAGGTGCAGGCACTCCTCGCTGCTCAGGCGGGCGGCGGCTTCCGGGTCGATCAGGCCCTTCTCGCGCGCCTTGGCGCGCAGCTTTTCCGGGTCGATGCCGGCGCCATCGTCCTGCACCTCGATACTGACGTAGTCACCTTCCTGCTGGGCGGACAGGCGCACGTGGCCCATCCGTGGCTTGCCCTGGGCCTCGCGCAGCTCGGGCATTTCCACGCCGTGGTCGATGGCGTTGCGGACCAGGTGCACCAGCGGATCGGCCAGCGCTTCGACCAGGTTGCGGTCCAGCTCGGTCTCGGCGCCGATCAGCTCCAGGTCCACTTCCTTCTTGAGCGAGCGGGCGACATCGCGGGCGACCTTGGGAAAGCGCGAGAACACCTTGCCGACCGGCTGCATGCGGGTGCGCATCACCGCCGACTGCAGGCGGGCAGTGGCAATGTCCAGCGTCGATACAGCGCGGTCCAGCTCCTCATCGCGCAGGCGTGCGCGCAGGGTCTTCAGGCGGTTGCGTGACAGCACCAGTTCGCCGATCAGGTTGACGATCGCATCCAGGCGCTTGGTATCCACGCGCACGGTGTGCTCGGCTTCGGCCAGCGGTTTGGCGGCGGGCTTGGCTGCCGGAGCGGCGGCCGCTGGGCGAGGCGCCGGCGGGGCAGCGACCGGCTTGCTGCCGGGCGCGGCGCCACCATGCAGCTGGTCGAGCAGGGCTTCGAACTCGTCTTCGCTGATCAATCCATCGTCGGCCTTCTTCGCCGGTGCGACCGCAGTCGGCGCGTTGCCGCCGTGCAGCTGGTCGAGCAGGGCCTCGAATTCGTCTTCGGTGATCAGGTCGCCGCCAGCGGCAGCCGGTGCGGCGGCGCTCGGGGCTGCGGTACCGCCACCGTGCATGTCGAACTGGGCGATCAGCTCCGGCGGGGCGTAGCCCGGTTCGGTGCCCGACGACACCGCGTCGAGCATTGACTGCAGGTAGTCCAGCGATTGCTGGGCGGCGTCGAAGTGATGGGCCTGCAGCACGGCCTGCCCGGCGCGCGCGATCCCCAGTGCTTCTTCGGCGGCGTGACACAGCTCGACCATGGCGGTGACGCCTAGGAAGCCGGCGCCGCCCTTGAGCGTGTGGTAGCCGCGGAACACCGCGTTGAGCTGCTCGCTGTCCTGCGGCGCCTGCTCCAGCGACACCAGCTGTTCGCCCAGGCGGTCCAGGATTTCCTGTGCCTCGATGATGAAATCGGCAGTGATGTCGTCGGATACCGCGCTCATGGTTACAGCCCCAGATCCGACAACAGGTCGTCGGCGTCGTTCTGCGAGACCGCGTGGCGGTCCAGTCCCTTCAATGCCGGCCCGGCCAGTTCCGGGTCGGTGCGATGCTGTTCCGGCGGCAGGCCGAGTGCGCCGAAACCTTCGTGTACGCGGCGCACGATGCCGACCACGCGCCGGATGATCTGTCCGGTCAGGTCCTGGTAGCTCTGGGTCAGGGCGATTTCGGTGAGGTTGTGGCGGATGCGCTCGAGCTGCGCGTCCTGGCCGGGCTGCAGGCCTTCGGCGCGCAGCTGTTCGGTCAGGCTGCGGCATTCCTCGGCCAGGTCCAGGGTGCGGTGGGTGGCCTGTTCGGTCATCGCCACCACGTGGTCCAGGCGTGCGCAGGCGTCGTCCAGTTCACCGGCTTCGCTCGGCACGGTCGGCAGTTCACCCAGCGCTTGACCCAGCTCGCGGGCCAGCCGCGAAAGGCCGCTCATCATCGGCTGCGTGCGCAGCGCGACCAGTCCGTCGATGCGTTGCCGCCAAGCGGCTTCGTCACCGGACTCCAGCGCGTCCAGGGCTTCCTGCAGGCGCAGGGCGAGGGCGTTCCTGTCGACCGTGGTATCCATCAGGCGCTGGCCGCCAGGCGTTCGAAGATCTTGCCCAGCTTCTCTTCCAGCGTCTGCGCGGTGAACGGCTTGATGATGTAGCCGTTGACGCCGCTCTGTGCCGCTTCGATGATCTGCTCGCGCTTGGCTTCGGCGGTGACCATCAGCACAGGCAGCGTTTTCAGCTTGGCGTCGGCGCGGATCGCCTTCAGCAGCTCGATGCCGGTCATCACCGGCATGTTCCAGTCGGTGACCACGAAATCGAACGGCTGGCTCTGCAGCAACGACAGCGCGGCATGCCCGTCCTCGGCTTCGGCGGTGTTGGTGAAGCCCAGATCGCCCAGCAGGTTCTTGACGATGCGACGCATGGTCGAAAAGTCGTCGACGATCAGGATGCGCATGTTCTTGTTCAAAGCAGAGTTCCTTTGTTGTTCATTCCGGGCGGCCGGGGGCAGCCGCCTCGGGGATGTTCATTCTTCAAGGCCGGCGTCGACCGCCTCGAATATCTTCAGTCGGCCCCGCAGGCGCAGTACCGCCTGGCCGTGGATCTGGCAGACCCGCGATTCGCTCACGCCGAGCACTGCGCCGATCTCCTTCAGGTTCAGCTCCTGCTCGTAGTACAGCGAGAGCACCAGCTGTTCGCGCTCGGGCAGGTGGCCGATGGCCTTGCCCAGCTCGCGGCCGAATTCGCCGCGCTCCAGCACCTGCTGTGGGGTCGGGCCGCCCTGGGCGACGGTGTCCAGCTCGCCCTGGTCCTCGATGCGCGATTCCAGGCTCAGCACCTGGCCGCGTGCGGCGTCTTCCATCAACCGCAGGTACTCTGGCAACGGCATCTCCATCGCCGCGGCCACTTCGGTGGCGCTGGCGGCACGGCCGCTGCTCTGTTCGAGGCGGCGGATGGTGGCGGCGGCGTCACGCGCACGGCGGTGCACCGAACGCGGCACCCAGTCGCCGCGGCGGATCTCGTCGATCATCGAGCCACGGATGCGGATCGAGGCATAGGTCTCGAACGAGGCGCCCTGGTCGGCGTCATAGCTGCGCGAGGCTTCGATCAGGCCCATCATGCCGGCCTGGATCAGGTCGTCCACTTCGACGCTGGCCGGCAACCGCGCAGCCAGGTGGTGGGCGATGCGCCGCACCAGATCCGAGTGCTGGGCGATGACCTCGTTGGCTGCCGAGCGCTGGACCTCCCGGTACTGGGCTGCGCCTTTCATGCGGCCACCCCGCGCTGCTTGAGGATGCGCTCGAGGAAGAACTCGACGCCGCCACGCGGCTCGGTCGGCGCCTGCCAGCGGGCGGTGCGGCGGGCAATCTCGGTGATCGCCAGCGCGGCCGGGCTGGACGGATAAGCCTTCACCACCGGCTGCTGGCGCTGCACCGACAGGCGCAGCCAGTCATCCTGCGGCACGCAGCCCAGGTAGTTCAGCGAGACATCGGCAAGGAACTTCTCGCAGACGCGGGTCAGCTTCTCGTACAGCACGCGGCCTTCGTTGGGATCGCGCACCATGTTGGCCACCACCTGGATGCGGTCCACGCCGCGCTCGCGTGACAGCACCTTGATCAGTGCGTAGGCATCGGTGATCGAAGCCGGTTCGTCACAGACCACCACCACGGTGTCCTGCGCGGCCTGGCAGAAGGTCAGCACGCCGTCGGTGATGCCGGCGGCGGTGTCGACCACCATGATGTCCAGCTCGCGTTCCAGTTCGGAGAACACGTTGACCAGGCCGACATGCTCGGCCGGGGCCAGCTCGGCCATGTGCCGGCGGCCGGACGCGGCCGGGACCACCAGCACGCCATTCGGGCCTTCGACGATGACGTCGTCCAGCGAGCAGCGGCCGGCGACCAGGTCGGCCAGCGTAAAGGTGGGGTTCAGTCCCAGGATCACGTCGATGTTGGCCAGGCCAAGGTCGGCGTCCAGCAGCAGCGTGCGCTTGCCCATGCCGGCCAGTGCCACGGCCAGGTTGGCCGAGACATTGGTCTTGCCCACGCCGCCCTTGCCGCCGGTCACGGCAATGGTGCGCACAGGGCCGAGCGGCTCGCTGCGGGTGGCCGACAGCGGGAAGGTCTTGGTCAGCTTGGCGTACTCACGCGACGGCATGGTTCAACTCCGGGTTGCAGGGCATATCGGCCGCTCGGCGCAAATCTTCAAGGCGAAGTACAAGATTGGCTGCACTGGCCCGGTGCAGGTCGTCCGGAACGTCCTGGCCATCGGTCACCCAGGTGATCGGCAGGGCATGGTCCACGGCCACCGACAGGGCGTTGCCGAAGCGGCCGGTCTCGTCCAGCTTGCTCAGTACCAGGCCCTGCAGGTTGGCGGCGCCGAAGCGGCGGACCACCTCGTCCATGTCGCCGAAGCTGGTGTTGGCCGGCAGCACCAGCAGGGTGCGGACCTGGCGGGCGGCGCGCAGCCACTGCAGCTGGGCGGCCAGTGCGCGGTCGCGCGGGCCCAGCCCGGCGGTGTCGATCAGCACCAGCTTGTAGTCCTTCAGGCGTTCCAGCAGCTGGTCCAGGTCGGTGCCGCTGTTGGCCTCGTGCACGGCGATGCCGAGCTGGCGGCCGTAGCCGTACAGCTGCTCGCGGGCGCCGATGCGGGTGGTGTCGGTGGTCACCAGGGCCACGTCACGCGGCGCGTGCTTCTCGGCGAAGCGCGAGGCCAGCTTGGCGATGGTGGTGGTCTTGCCGGCGCCGGTCGGGCCGACCAGGGCAATCACGCCGCCTTCCTCCAGCGGGTCGACGGGGGCGATCGGCAGCTTGCGCGAGATCAGCCCCAGCATCAGGCCACGGCCACGGTGGGCTTCGGTCTCCAGCGGGATCTGCATGGCCACGTCGCGGGCCAGGCCGGCGTCGAAACCGTACTCGTCCATCAGATCCAGCGCGGTGGCGCGCACCGGGCAGCCACGCAGGCGCTCGTCGGTGAAGCGGTTCATCTCGCGCTCGATCACCTGGCGCATGCCGGCCACTTCCTGGCGCAGCTGGCGGATCTCGGCGTCGTCCTGGGCGACCACGGTCAGCACCGGGGCCGGGGCGAGGGTAGGCTCCGGCGAGGTTTCGATGACGGCGTCGGCCACTGCCGGTTCGCTGGCGGCGATCTCCGGCTGTGCTTCGGTCGGAGCCGCGCCCGGCAGTGGCGGCGGCTGCACGGCGGGGGCCGCGCTTTCGTGATGCATCTCGTGCGGCGGGTCGATCTGGAAGCGGGCACGGTTGGCTGGCGCGCTGGCGGCCGGTGCCGGTGCCGGTGCAACGATGGCCTCGGCGAACGGGGCGAAGATCTGTTCCGGCAGCGCCGGTTCGTTGACGGCAGCTCGGGCCAGGGTCGCGGCGAAGCCGGTGCTGCCGCGGGTCGGCACGATCTCGTCGGCGCTGTCCAGGGTGCGGCCGGTGGCACCGACCGCGGCGCGGGCGAGGGCGGCCACGGCAGAGGTGGTCGCGGCAACCGGTTCCGGAGCGGGGGTGTTGCTGCGACGGCGGGTGACTGCGGCAATGACGGCATCGGCGGCGGTGCGCGGCTTGGGGGCCGGCGGCGGTGCGACATCACGGCGCGAGGCTTCCAGCGCACGCTGCACGGCGCTCTCGTCGTAGTTGGCGGCGGCGACGATCTCGATGCCTTCCTCGATCCGGCGGTTGGACAGGATCACGGCGTCAGGACCATGTTCCTTGCGCACCAGGTTCATGGCCGAGCGCATGTCGGCGGCGACGAATCGTTTGATTTTCATGCTGTGGTCACGGGACGAAGACGGCGGGGTGGCGGTAGGAGAACTCGGGTGGTCGGTGGTCTGCACGGTGCGGGTTCCCCTTGGTGTCTGTCTGTTGCGTTGGTTCGAAAGTGGTGTCTGTTTTCTGGCGCATCGGAGGGCGGCGTCAGCTGATCGTTCCGACCAGCTTCAGGCGCTTGTCCTCCGGCACCTCGCTGTAGGCCAGGACCGACAGCGACGGAACGCTGTGGCGGACCAGGCGGGCCAGCGCGGCGCGCACCGGGCCAGGTACCAGCACGACCGCGGGCTCGTTGCGGGCTTCCTGCTTGCTGACACATTCGGCCAGGCTCTGGTGCAGTCGCTCAGCGAGTCCGGGTTCCAGCGCGGCGCCGTTGCCCTGCGTGGACTCCTGCAAGACACGTTCCAATTGCGGGTTGAGGGTGAACACCGGCAGCTCCGCCGACATTCCGGCGATCTCCTGCACGATGAAGCGGCCCAGTGCGGTGCGCACGGCGGCGGTCAGCACGGCCGGGTCCTGGCTGTTGGGCGCGTGTTCGACCAGTGCCTCGGCGATCTTGCGCAGCTGGCGGATCGGAATGCGCTCGACCAGCAGGTTCTGCAGCACGCGCACCACCGCCGACAGCGGCAGCGCCTTCGGCGTCAGATCTTCGACGAGCTTGGGCGCGCTCTTGGCCAGGTTGGCCAGCAGGTGCTGCACTTCCTCGTGTCCGAGCAGTTCCGGCGCGTGCTCGCGGATCAGGTGCGAGAGGTGGGTGGCGACCACGGTGGCCGGGTCGACCACGGTGTAGCCCAGCGTTTCGGCCTGGGCGCGCTGGTGCGGCTGGATCCAGGTGGCGTCCAGTCCAAACGCAGGGTCCTTGCCGGCGATGCCTTCCAGTGCGCCGAGTGCACTGCCGGGATCCAGCGCCAGCTCGCGATCCGGATGGATTTCGGCGGTGGCCACCGGCACGCCGTGCACCAGCACGCGGTAACCATTGGCCGGCAACTCCAGGTTGTCGCGGATGTGTACCGAGGGAATCAGGAAGCCAACGTCCTGGGTCAGCTTGCGGCGCACGCCCTTGATGCGCGCCATCAGTTCACCGCCCTGGTTGCTGTCCACCAGCGG
This genomic interval from Stenotrophomonas sp. 57 contains the following:
- a CDS encoding chemotaxis protein CheA, coding for MSAVSDDITADFIIEAQEILDRLGEQLVSLEQAPQDSEQLNAVFRGYHTLKGGAGFLGVTAMVELCHAAEEALGIARAGQAVLQAHHFDAAQQSLDYLQSMLDAVSSGTEPGYAPPELIAQFDMHGGGTAAPSAAAPAAAGGDLITEDEFEALLDQLHGGNAPTAVAPAKKADDGLISEDEFEALLDQLHGGAAPGSKPVAAPPAPRPAAAAPAAKPAAKPLAEAEHTVRVDTKRLDAIVNLIGELVLSRNRLKTLRARLRDEELDRAVSTLDIATARLQSAVMRTRMQPVGKVFSRFPKVARDVARSLKKEVDLELIGAETELDRNLVEALADPLVHLVRNAIDHGVEMPELREAQGKPRMGHVRLSAQQEGDYVSIEVQDDGAGIDPEKLRAKAREKGLIDPEAAARLSSEECLHLVFLPGFSTKQQVTDISGRGVGMDVVQSRIRELSGQIQIQSELGRGSRFLIRVPLTLAILPTLLVQAGEDVYALPLARVMEVLHAPRTSLGWFDGRAVLDRRSHTLPLVDLRQWLDVTPAASTLLTIVVLQAGEARFGLVVDQVRGREEVVIKPLPKALRGLRGYAGATLIGDGRMALILDVDGLR
- a CDS encoding protein phosphatase CheZ — protein: MDTTVDRNALALRLQEALDALESGDEAAWRQRIDGLVALRTQPMMSGLSRLARELGQALGELPTVPSEAGELDDACARLDHVVAMTEQATHRTLDLAEECRSLTEQLRAEGLQPGQDAQLERIRHNLTEIALTQSYQDLTGQIIRRVVGIVRRVHEGFGALGLPPEQHRTDPELAGPALKGLDRHAVSQNDADDLLSDLGL
- the cheY gene encoding chemotaxis response regulator CheY translates to MNKNMRILIVDDFSTMRRIVKNLLGDLGFTNTAEAEDGHAALSLLQSQPFDFVVTDWNMPVMTGIELLKAIRADAKLKTLPVLMVTAEAKREQIIEAAQSGVNGYIIKPFTAQTLEEKLGKIFERLAASA
- a CDS encoding RNA polymerase sigma factor FliA encodes the protein MKGAAQYREVQRSAANEVIAQHSDLVRRIAHHLAARLPASVEVDDLIQAGMMGLIEASRSYDADQGASFETYASIRIRGSMIDEIRRGDWVPRSVHRRARDAAATIRRLEQSSGRAASATEVAAAMEMPLPEYLRLMEDAARGQVLSLESRIEDQGELDTVAQGGPTPQQVLERGEFGRELGKAIGHLPEREQLVLSLYYEQELNLKEIGAVLGVSESRVCQIHGQAVLRLRGRLKIFEAVDAGLEE
- a CDS encoding P-loop NTPase, which codes for MPSREYAKLTKTFPLSATRSEPLGPVRTIAVTGGKGGVGKTNVSANLAVALAGMGKRTLLLDADLGLANIDVILGLNPTFTLADLVAGRCSLDDVIVEGPNGVLVVPAASGRRHMAELAPAEHVGLVNVFSELERELDIMVVDTAAGITDGVLTFCQAAQDTVVVVCDEPASITDAYALIKVLSRERGVDRIQVVANMVRDPNEGRVLYEKLTRVCEKFLADVSLNYLGCVPQDDWLRLSVQRQQPVVKAYPSSPAALAITEIARRTARWQAPTEPRGGVEFFLERILKQRGVAA
- the flhF gene encoding flagellar biosynthesis protein FlhF, with product MKIKRFVAADMRSAMNLVRKEHGPDAVILSNRRIEEGIEIVAAANYDESAVQRALEASRRDVAPPPAPKPRTAADAVIAAVTRRRSNTPAPEPVAATTSAVAALARAAVGATGRTLDSADEIVPTRGSTGFAATLARAAVNEPALPEQIFAPFAEAIVAPAPAPAASAPANRARFQIDPPHEMHHESAAPAVQPPPLPGAAPTEAQPEIAASEPAVADAVIETSPEPTLAPAPVLTVVAQDDAEIRQLRQEVAGMRQVIEREMNRFTDERLRGCPVRATALDLMDEYGFDAGLARDVAMQIPLETEAHRGRGLMLGLISRKLPIAPVDPLEEGGVIALVGPTGAGKTTTIAKLASRFAEKHAPRDVALVTTDTTRIGAREQLYGYGRQLGIAVHEANSGTDLDQLLERLKDYKLVLIDTAGLGPRDRALAAQLQWLRAARQVRTLLVLPANTSFGDMDEVVRRFGAANLQGLVLSKLDETGRFGNALSVAVDHALPITWVTDGQDVPDDLHRASAANLVLRLEDLRRAADMPCNPELNHAVA